From one Brevundimonas sp. PAMC22021 genomic stretch:
- a CDS encoding right-handed parallel beta-helix repeat-containing protein, which produces MAALVLAQPAARACTPAEMADLLSPSAAPYRLACRAVLQAGAHVQRPVLIEGAEASGAGLDCSGGRVGVAHRPGTTKLPTVAVWSRRTHAGWSAPRDVSIRRCVILGNVRIWGMGAGGAMSDLRDASRQADFTRAAQAAAPSGVTLDAVRIEANGSIPLYVGPGVTRTTMRGSTFTGRSVSTAVYLDAESANAVIDNNDFSVRTGREIIAMDGSGANRITGNRFDLQGRGGVFLYRNCGEDGVIRHQTPSWNRITDNTFTGASWLRPRLVVVGSREGGRPYCGADAGWPFGSSADDGDNAVGNTVERNRAL; this is translated from the coding sequence GTGGCGGCCCTGGTCTTGGCGCAGCCAGCCGCGCGGGCCTGCACCCCGGCGGAAATGGCCGATCTGCTGAGCCCGTCGGCTGCGCCTTACCGGCTCGCCTGCCGCGCAGTGCTGCAGGCGGGCGCCCATGTTCAACGGCCGGTGCTGATCGAGGGCGCGGAAGCGTCCGGCGCCGGTCTCGACTGCAGCGGCGGGCGCGTCGGCGTGGCTCACCGCCCCGGCACGACCAAGCTGCCGACGGTGGCGGTCTGGTCGCGTCGGACACATGCAGGCTGGAGCGCGCCTCGAGACGTTTCCATCCGCCGCTGCGTCATCCTCGGCAACGTGCGGATCTGGGGCATGGGGGCGGGCGGCGCGATGAGCGATCTGCGCGACGCCTCTCGCCAGGCCGACTTCACCCGCGCAGCGCAGGCGGCGGCGCCCAGCGGCGTGACGCTGGACGCCGTGCGGATCGAGGCCAATGGATCGATCCCGCTCTATGTCGGGCCGGGCGTCACGCGGACGACGATGCGCGGTTCGACCTTCACCGGCCGCTCGGTGTCCACGGCCGTCTATCTGGACGCCGAGAGCGCCAACGCCGTGATCGACAACAACGATTTCAGCGTCCGCACTGGCCGCGAGATCATCGCCATGGATGGATCGGGCGCCAATCGCATCACCGGCAACCGCTTCGACCTGCAGGGCCGCGGCGGCGTCTTCCTGTACCGAAACTGCGGCGAGGACGGCGTGATCCGGCACCAGACGCCGTCGTGGAACCGCATCACCGACAACACTTTCACCGGCGCGTCCTGGCTCAGGCCGCGGCTGGTGGTGGTCGGATCGCGCGAGGGGGGGCGACCTTACTGCGGGGCGGACGCCGGATGGCCGTTCGGGTCCAGCGCCGACGACGGCGACAATGCGGTCGGCAACACCGTGGAGCGCAACCGCGCCCTTTAG
- a CDS encoding ribonuclease produces the protein MTDSSSENCEAMEAADMGEKPDLGHQADTLSNALGGTDMGSDTRAGSLEGGSASGSESDADQDRINETLASEGMASADPQSPSDVDPDPINNTGDDLTGPAGDPAEGGRGNDADAASG, from the coding sequence ATGACCGATTCCTCTTCCGAGAACTGTGAAGCCATGGAAGCCGCCGACATGGGTGAGAAGCCGGACCTGGGTCATCAGGCCGACACCCTGTCGAACGCCTTGGGCGGGACGGACATGGGATCGGACACCCGCGCCGGTTCGCTGGAAGGCGGATCGGCGTCAGGCTCGGAAAGCGACGCCGATCAGGACCGGATCAATGAGACGCTGGCGAGCGAGGGCATGGCTTCGGCTGATCCGCAGTCGCCGTCCGATGTTGATCCTGACCCGATCAACAACACCGGCGACGATCTGACCGGGCCCGCCGGCGACCCTGCAGAGGGCGGTCGTGGCAACGATGCGGACGCCGCTTCGGGCTGA